A window of Chanos chanos chromosome 15, fChaCha1.1, whole genome shotgun sequence genomic DNA:
GTAAAATAAGAGCTTGTAgctttattattaaaaatgctgtttttggttggtttgttggttttcCCTCACTGTGCAAATTCTGCAGAACATCTGCTGCAGTTCTCCACAGGGGAAAGAAATAATAGTTTGAAAAGTAAGAATTATGAAATCTGCTCAGTAGcattttattaaatattgtcATTATTCTAGCGTATTATTGTGTATAGTGGTGTTCCTTTTTCTAACGCCAAGGAAAGATAATCTATCTCCAAGGAAAGATAAACAGGTTGTACAAAGAGATGTATGGTGTGATTTCATAATAGTGTAACACTGTCTTGTTACCAGGTAACACAATGGGAACATGTGATGTTGCATTTTCCAGCGCTGATTTCATGTAATATCAGTTTATTTACCTCATTGGGTAACAACACTTGTCTGTAGGTAGGCCTATATCTAAAAGTAATATAATAACACTAGATGATTGTAATGCACTAATTAATTATATTTTCGATGCAACTTCCCACACCATTTTGGAGAACTCTGATGCCATCACCTGACATGTGATGCAATAACAGAGAAACAAGATGGAAAGAAGTAAGTTTGCATTTTACAGCTCCAATACCATTTAATTTCACTGGAATTACAGTCCATTACTGTGTTTGTACTTCATGCTTCACCTGACCATTTAAAGACATAACAGGTAAGAAACAAAGTGGAAACAGGTAAATTAGTATTTTATAGCCCTGATACCGCATAGTTTCAGCAGAAGTACTTAATTTGTTTTGGGGTAATAACCCTCATGGCTTGAAACCCTATGGGTATTTGGAAGAATTAGTGTGAAATGTTGGTTAATCAGACATTATGCTGTAAGAGCTGAATGTTTAAGAcctaaaaatgtaaaaattatgCAACAATTACTGGCGAATTGTTTAGTAATACTCAGTTATTATTGCAACAGTTAATAATTATTTAGTAATGACTGGAAAACTAATATTTTATTCACAGATAATTAAggtaattaaataaattataattattaacTTGTTACCATTTTTTAAACGTTTTTATTACTGACTTATTACCCTGATAATTACTGATGTATTTAGTAACAACTAGGAAAATAACTAGGAAACATTTAATTTATGGATAATTTCAACTCATTGCCattattttactattttattaCTGACTTGTTACTCCTTAAATTACTGACTTATTATTTAGTAACAACTAGAAAATTACCATTTAATTTATGGATAAGTACAACTCATTACCATAGTATTACCATATCGTTACCCTATAATTACCTATCTGTAAAGTGCTATAGATGTCTAATTTACAATCATGATATATGGTCTTCAGCTTTACTAAAATAATTTGAAAGGGGATCTTATTATTTTATGACCTGAGGATTAGCAGTGACTTGCCTTCTTTATGACAGCTGCTCTTACTGTTGGTGACAGGTAACATGCATTTAACTGTGATACAATAGTTTTCCTTGTGAATAAAGAAGTCATGGGAAGCCACAGTGCACACACTTAAGATTAACTCATGTGCACTGAAATAttgtggttagggttagggttagattaaATTATATGGTGCCCCATGCTGGGCTTCAGATTTCCAGTCACAATACTACTATCAGCTGGTGAGGTTGTTGTGAAGAacactggacttttttttttatccgtcAATTTGGGAGAAAATGGGTAAAAAATCCTCCCTAAAACTTAAAGAATACACTCGAAAAAGCAGCATGTGAAATTTAGCTAGTGGTCTCATTGTTCATTTTATGTAGTCTACTTAACTCATCCTTATCATAATGCTTTTGGAGGGAACTGCATTTTATTGTGGCTATTCTAAGctaatgaggaaaaacaaaacttaacagGCAAAATCAAACAGTATGAATCCTGAAATAGGAAAAATACGTACCAAAGAAGGTAAAAGGTAAATACTTGTGGATCTTGTTCTTCTTACATAAGTGGAACAAATCCATGTGCCCAGATAAAACTCAAGTGACCCCCAAAGGAAATGAACTTAGTTGTAACTAATACCCAACCTTTGACCCTCACAATCAGTGGCAGTCATAAACCATGCAATAGACTGTTTCACTTTACTCCTCAGGATAACTTTATTGATAACAACAGATCAGACGTTTTgaatcaaatattgaaatatataaaaacaagcTCAACAAAACAGGTTTCCATAATAAAAGGATTGTGTTAGAGGAAATTACAGTTGATATTAATATTCATTCAAATTTGTCACattacaaagaaaacagaaaagaatgacaTATCTATTACCAGGAAATTATAATGCATTAAgtaaaatactgttttttcaTCCTAACACTTGACTGCATTAAGGCTCATGACAGTGAAAGTGGAGCGAAGTTAAATCTATGTCAAGAAGTGGAAGATGTGCTTGTTTTGAGAGGGGAAAGGAGCAAATATTTGGAATTGTGAAAACTACACGGTTTGGAGGGGGGAACAACTGTTAAAATGGTGTGAAACATTGTAGTACAACAGACAGTAAAATCAACCAGACTGAATTGGATTCCACAGTGGAAGGGGGAAGTGGAGACACTTTGCAATGCAAGCGCTGATCTACTTTGGCAGGACGAAAATTAAAAAAGCAATCGATACAGAAGATCCTACTAAATCATCACTTGACTGGCATAATATAATTGAACTTGGACAATGTTTTCAGCAACTGTGTTCTGATTTCTTTAGTTCTTAAACAGTAAACTACTGGGTTAACGAGTGAGGGAATCATTGTGGACAGAATGACTACAGCATTCCGCTCAGTTAGATTAAGTCTGACACCTACTCTGGTTAACAGTCCAGATACTACTTTCGGTATAAAGTAACAGGAGACTGCTATAACATGAGAAGTGcatgttttgaacatttgtCCCTGACTTTCCTTATTTGGCAATCTTAGAACAGTGTGTGCAATTTTGACATAtgttaaaaagacaaatggaaGTTGTCCACATAGAAGCCATATACCTAGTATTGTTGATACCCCAAATGATTGTTCTGGATCTGCACATGCAGCCCTCACCATTGCAGCGTAGTCACAAAACACATATCTGATAATTGGCTGACAGTAGGGAAGATTATCAGCAATGAGGCCCAGGGGTATCATAGCACATATAGCAATAAGCCATGTGAGTGCAATGAGCATGAATATACGTGAATTTGTGAGAATGCTGTGGTATCTTAATGGGAGGCTGATAGCAACCAAACGATCCACAGCCATCAATGACAATGCCAAACATTCTGTCATATCACCAAGATGGTAAGCGTACATTCTTGAAATACAGGAGTAGTAAGAAATCGTTTTAATCTCAGCAAGGAGAACTGAAATCATTGTTGTACTGGCGCTTGTAGTGAACATGATATCCACAAGTGCTAAATTGCATATGAGAATATACATGGGTCTATGTAAAcgtctctctgttaaaatgagGCATATATTTGTTCCACTGGTCAACAATGTAAGGAAATAAGATATGAGGATGAGACATCCAAGAAGTTTCTGATTGGATAAATGGTCAAAACCTATAATTGTAAACTGTTGTACTCTTACACCTGTGTCATTTCCTggattcattttctgtcagcGTTAAACAGCTGAAAGAGATAAATACAACAGTGAAGCCAGACATTAAAAATCATCAAAAGACTGTGTGATTGCAGTATAGTCTATGTATTTCGTATTTCGAGTTATCAGTGTACTGGCTCCGAATACACGCAAGCTTTCTAAGAAAGAATTTTCTACAAACCAggttgcaaaaaaagaaaaaaaaaagaaaaaaaaagaaaaagcaaaactatACATCATTAATACATCGTGTTCATTATGTTATCTTTTACAAAATGTCTGGTGTATTTCAAATGAACCAAAGCATGAGATATTACCTTTATCAAGTATTTGGTGCACTTGCAGCAAATCTGTAGATTGCTGAGAGTCCTggcatttttatgtgtgttttcgGATGGAATGCCACTCCCCTTTAACCCTCTCATTGAATAAGCTGGCCGTTGATTTTAGGCCACAGTACTCATTAAACAAGTAGTCATGTGCAAAAAACAACCCCATCAGGACTGATAGAAATATTTGCTTATGTCACCACTATGAAAACATAGCATTTATCGTTTATGtcatttcagttacattttgCAATATATCTAAAGCTTTATGGAAACAGATGCTGCAAATTTGGTAAAGTTAGGGCAATATATTTTACCTTGTCAGACATGCAGAAGACTGATGTGTTACCAAAACAAATGATTTGTGGTCATTTAATTGAACATTCAGCCCTATCAGATGGGATCTCCTGTATCAACAGGGCACCTGTACAGTGACAGGCTAATACAGGGAAATACTGTGGGTCTCCACATGTGTGATGTTCCCATGGAGATGCTTGTACAGTGGACGCTCTCAACTGCTTTTTGGAACAAATGCTGCCAGTGTTTCTTTCTACCTGAAAAATAGGTGTGGCCAGcgtgtttcattaaaaaaaaagaaaaaaaagacgctACATGTGAAGACACccttagacatttttatacccACAATGTGACGCATACTTATTGGTGCACTGACGCTGATAAGATTTACTCCTTAGATATCGAAATTTGGTACTGAATGATAAGGCATTTTTCGATACTCCATAGTATTGAAGCAATTCAGTCGGTGCCATAATCGAAGTTCGGTACCCAGCCCTAATAAACACTCTTCATTTTCCTTTGGTACTTTGTGTGAAATTGTCTTTACTAGAAGTCTGTGATGACCCCTAAGTCTGAAAGCTTTGGAAATTCCTCTGTTAAGTGTGTATATCCTGattattttctgttcttctccctGGTCCGCTCTACTCCATCTTCCAAGTCTAATATACACTGAGCttgtcctcacacacatccagcaTATCCCTCAGTTTGTGACACAACCAAGGTACATAAAAGGTACATACATGTGGATCTTATTATTATCTTCTACTTGTTACGTAAGTGGAACAAATTCACATGCTTGGACAAAACTCAACAGGCCCTCAAAGGAAATGCACTTATTTGCAGCTAttacttttaaaaggaaaccTTTAAACCTTTAAAAGGAGACTTCTCTCACAATCAGTGACATGAGTCATAAGCCATTCAGTGCAGTGTTTTACTTTACTCCTCAAGATATTTTTACTGATAACAGGAGATCAGAAGATTTAAATTGAAgactaaaatatattaaaacagGTTCAACAAAACAGGTTTTCATAAAAAAACTATATTACATGAAATTATAGGTTCTATTAATATTCATCATAATTCATCacatttcaacaacaacaaaaaaaagacagaaaaggaaatatCTATTACAATACTGCTTTTTTGCCCTAACACTTGGCGATTCCTTCCTTGCCATGAGCCTTCATGCAGCCAAGCCAAATCTACATCAGAAGGTGGAAGATGTGCTGATTTTCAGAGGCTCACTACATTGGGGggagaaaatatttaaaactgtgaaacctgaaaactaaaaaaaatgtgtgtgtgtgtgtgtgtgtttgctactGATTTGGAGTGAAATGTTGTAGTACAAACCGCCAGGCAAATCAACTAGGTTGAGCTGGATTTCATATATTTAATTTCATAGGGGGAGTGAAGACACCTCGCCTTTCCAAAAGTAGATCAATGCTTGCATAGCAAATGTTTAACATTACGGTTAGTGATCAacacaaaaaatcaaaactaaatCATCACTTGACTGGCATAATATAATTGAACTTGGACAATGTTTTCAGCAACTGTGTTCTGATTTCTTTAGTCCTTAAACAATAAACTACTGGGTTAACGAGTGAGGGAATCATTGTGGACAGAATGATGACAGCATTCCGCTCAGTTAGATTAAGTCTGACACCTACTCTGGTTAACAGTCCAGATACTACTTTCGGTAAAAAGTAACAGGAGACTGCTATAACATGAGAAGTGCATGTTTTGAACATCTGTCCCTGACTTTCCTTATTTGGCAATCTTAGAACAGTGTGTGCAATTTTGACATAtgttaaaaagacaaatggaaGTTGTCCACATAGAACCCATACACCTATTATTGTTGATACCCCAAATGATTGTTCTGGATCTGCACACGCAGCCCTCACCATTGCAGGGTAGTCACAAAACACATATCTGATTATTGGTTGACAGTAGGGAAGATTATCAGCAACGAGGCCTGGGGGTATCATGACACATATAGCAATAAGCCATGTGAGTGCAATGAGCATGAATATACGTGAATTTGTGAGAATGCTGTGGTATCTTAATGGGAGGCTGATAGCAACCAAACGATCCACAGCCATCAATGACAATGCCAAACATTCTGTAATATCACCGAGATGGTAAGCGTACATTCTTGAAAAACAGGAGTAGTAAGAAATCGTTTTAATCTCAGCAAGGAGAACTGAAATCATTGTTGTACTGGCGCTTGTAGTGAACATGATATCCACAAGTGCTAAATTGCATATGAGAATATACATGGGTCTGTGTAAAcgtctctctgttaaaatgagGCATATGTTTGTTCCACTGGTCAACAATGTAAGGAAATAAGATATGAGGATGAGACATCCAAGAAGCTTTTGATGAGATAAATGGTCAAAACCTATAATTGTAAACTGTTGTACTCTTACACCTGTGTCATTTCCTggattcattttctgtcagcgttaaacagctgaaaaagatAAATACAACAGTGAAGCAAGACATTAAAAATTGTCAACAGACTGTTGTTGCAGTATAgtctatgtattttttttaacagtgttatCAAAGTACTGGTTTTGAATAAATACAACCTTTCTAACAAAAGAATTTTCTCCAAACcagactacaaaaaaaaaaaaaatagcaaaagcAAAACTACACATCATTAGTACATCGAGTTCATTATATTACTATCTTTTACAAAATATCAGGTGTAACTCAAACAAATCACGattgcactgattgtaagtcgctttggctaaaagcgtctgccaaatgctaaattgtaaattgcaaatCAAAACATGAGACACTACCTTTAAGAAGAAAACCCAAAAGGTATTTGGGACGAAAGATTGTTTGGTGCACTTGCAGCAAATCTGTAGACTGTTGACAGTCCTGGCAtttttatgtactttttttcagATGGAACGCCACTCCCCTTAAATCCTCTCACTGAATATGCTAACTGGTGTTTGTAGGCCACAGTACTCATTAAGGAAGTAGCCATGGAATTGTGTGCAAAAAACAACCCCATCAGGACTGACAGAAATATTTACTGATTTCACCACCATGAAAACATAGTATTTATCTTTTATGTCATTTCAATTACATTTTccaatatagctgcaagcagcaatgagggGGCAAAGCATGCTGTAGTAATAGTTGAATTGGTGTGCAGACTTCAGGATCAAAACAGGTATGAATTGAAAtaacaatcatgattttagaccaaagaTGCAAAGAATAATGAGCAAAACCATCTTTTTCCTCATAAAAGTGCCCCCAAGTGGTGAAATTGGGCAATTTCTTTGTGGACTCCTCTTAGGTGAGGTCTTGAGTCAGGCCCCGAAGTTTAGTGTAGATACATCAAAAAATTGCTGAGATAtgggctcacttcctgtttggcggTTTTGCTGCCGATTTCGATTGGCTGTTATGGCTGAATGTTttggaaaatcaaaaatccatctgataacttttgtgaggctcaGTCTGAAGACGATCTTTTGCAGATTtggtgaagattggacaaagttTGTCTAAGGAGCCGTGAAACCCCCCCAATTTTTATAAAAACCAAAATCGCAGAAAATCCATTGTGGCAGAAATTGACATCATTGATTGCAATGACTACGGTTTGACGCAAAGAATCCAGCATCACCTCATTTTTGAATTTTCCTCATATCCTTCAAAAGagtcatgtgtgaatgtgcctcCAGCTTTGACCTGTTGGTGGCACTAGAGTGCTTTATGGGCAGATATGAAACTTTCGGGATAGAATCAGGGTAGGAGTCCtaatcaatgtgccaaatttcactaCTTTTTACTGTATAATTCTAGGAAATCGCCTTACTTCCTGTTTGCCGGCTTTGCCATCGAATACAATTGCACAGCACgaaatggcaacatgtccagacctcagCATCCACAAaggcatgacttcaaatgacagTCATGACTTTAGACCAACCATGTGAAGagtaatgaacaaaaacatgttttttcctATTATGGCACCCCCgagtggtaaaatggggcaatttTTTCTGGACTCCCTTTGGACGGAGTTTTGAGTCAGTGCACCAAGTCTGGTGTTGatacatcaaagcattgctaaaatatgagctcacttcctgtttggcgacTTTGCCACCAAATTCGATCGGCTGTGATGGACGAACGCTTTTGAAATCAAAAATCCATtggataacttttgtgaggcttggtctgaacatCATCCGTGCCAAATTTGGTGAAGAGCAGCgaaaaatcactttttgatAAAATCCAGTATGGTGGAAAATCTAATATGGCAGATAATGAGCTCATGAGTGCCTTAAACTTGCCTTGACCCAAGGAATCCAGCGGTACTTTGGCACTTTGCATGAAATTCTCTTTACTAGAAGTCTGTGATGATCCTTGAGTCTGAAAGCTTTGGAAAGTCTTCTGTTAAGTGTGTGTCTCCTGATTCTGTTCTGCTCCTGGTCCGCTGTATTCCATGTTCGAAGTCTAATATACACTGAGcctgtcctcacacacatccagcaTATCCCTCAGTTTGTGACACAACCAAGGTACATAAAAGGTGAATAATTGTGgatcttattattattttctacTTGTTACGTAAGTGGAACAAATTCACATGCTTGAACAAAACTCAACAGACTCTCAAAGGAAATGAACTTATTTGCAGGTATTACCCAACCCAACTTTTAAAAGGAAACTTCTCTCACAATCAGTGACATGAATCATTTGCCATTCAACACACTGTTTTACTTTACTCCTCAGGATATCTGCACTGATAACACAAGATGAGAAATACtcagtaaaatattaaaatatattgaaaCAGGTTCAACAAAACAGGctttcattagaaaaaaaaagaccttttacATGAAGTTACAATTTGCAATCATATTCATCAtgttaaagaaaagacagaaaaggaagtATGTATTACCAGCAAATTTTTATGCGGTAGGtaaaatattgcttttttgtCCTAACACTTGGTGACTCCTTCCTTGCTATGAGCCTTCATGCAGCCAAGTTAAATCTACATCAGAATGTGAAAGATGTGCTGATTTTAAGAGGTTCGCTAAATCAGGAAGAAATGTTAGGAACTGTGAAAACTAAATAagttctgtgcgtgtgtgcgtgtgtgcgtgtgttgggggggtgggtgggtggggggggctaTTCAACCAGAGCGAAACATTGTAGTACAAGATTGACAGGCAAtcaacacaaaagaacaaaactaaTCATTTGAGTGGCAAAATATCATTGAACTTTGACAGTATTTTTGGCAATTGTGTTCTGATTTCTTTAGTCCTCAAACAATAAACTATTGGATAAAGAAGTGAGGGAATTGTTGTGGCCACAATGATCACAGCATTCTGCTCAGTGAGATTAAGTTGAACAATTATTCTGATTAACAGCATATATACTACTTTTGGTAGAAAGTAACAAGAGACTGCCACAACATGAGGAGTGCATGTTTTGAATTTTCCCTTGTCAGAAATAAAGACTGATGTGTGACCAAAACAAATTACTTGTGGTCACGTGACTGAACATTTAGCCCTATTAGACAGAATCTCTTTGTTATGTAATAGGCCTTCTTGTATCAATGGAGCACCTGTACAGTGACAGGCAAAGCCAGGGAAATACTGTGGGTCTCCACATGTGTGATGTTCCCATGGAGATGCTTGTACAGTGTCAGGTTAAAAAATGTGCTTACTGGCTTCCCATTTATCAGAGGATACATGTGCAAGTCCTTGAAGCCTTTGATAGGCACAAGGGTTGTGCAGTGGAGAACAATTTTTATGGTGTAGGGAATCAGACCTGTCATCATAGGAGAAAATGGATAAAAATCCTCCCGAAATCCCTAAATCAAGGATATACTAATAAAAGAAGCAtgtgaaaaacatttaatggtctcattgtttatttaaaatcGTCTACTTTGCTCATCTTTATCACGATACTTTTGGAGGGAACAGCATTTAATTGTGGCTAATTCATGCCTATGCAGAGAAACCAAATTTAAAAGACAACAGtatgataaataaaacagtaatgaataaaacaatatgaattttcattcattttccaagtcgcttttccaaattaaggtcgcggggtgctggagcctatcccattGGGTGAAGGGCGGGGacaacatcctggacaggtcaccaggccatcacagggcagacacacagacaaacacattcacacctagggacaatttattATCTGCAATTCACCTAAATTACATGTCCTTGGAAAGTGGTAGGAAACTGGAGCACCTGGCAGAAACCCATACAGACACGGGatagaacatgcaaactccacacagaaaggaccctggccaacCAGCCAGGAAaaaacccgggaccttcttgctgtgaggtgataGTGCTAAgcactgcgccactgtgccgtCCACAGTATGAATTTTGAAATGGGAAAATACCTACCTGTCACACTCTGGTTCTTGCTTTACCCCTCTACTGGTCATTTGTTAAGTcactccctgttttttttttttttgtttgattaattAGTTATAGTATACACTTGTTAGGTCATTAAGCTTTGTTTGGTTGTGTCAATACTCTTAATTTTCCTTTGATATTTTGTGTGAAACTGTCTTTACTAAAAGTCTATGATGACACCTAAGTCTGAAAGCTTTGGAAATTCCTCTGTTAAGTGTGTGTCTcctgattctgttctgttcctcttCCTGATCAGCTGTATTCCATCTTCCAAGTCTAATAAACACTGAGCTGTTCCTCAGTCACATCCAGCATATCCCTCAGTTTTGTGACACAATTTTACTTTACTCCTCAGTTTTGTGACACAATTTTACTTTACTCCTCAGGATGTCTTTATTGAGAACACGAGACCAGAAATAGCCAATCAAATACTAAAATATATTGAAACAGGTTCAACAAAACAGgtttccatgaaaaaaaaactatattacATGAAGTTACAGTTTGTATTCAAATTCATCATAATTCATCAcgttaaaagaaagacagaaaaggaagtATCTGTTACCAGGAAATTATATTGCATTAAGTAAAATACTGCTTTTTTGTCCTAACACTTGGCAATTCCTTCCTTGCCATGAGGCTTCATGCAGCCAAGTCAAATCAACATCAGAAGGTGGAAGATGTACTGATTTTGAGAGGTTCACTAATCAGGAGGAGAGAATATTTGGaactgtgaaaactgaaaactataaaattttgtgtgtgagcgtgtttgaggtcgggggggggggctgctatTGAGCTGGAGTGAAACATTGTACTACAAGATGCAAATCAAACAGATTAGGATGGGATCCATAGAAAGGTGGAGTGGAGACACCTCACCTTTCCAAAAGTAGATAAATGCTTGCATAGCAAACGTTTAACATTACAGTGagcaatcaaaacaaaagatcaAAAGTAATCATCATTTGACTGGCAAAATATTATTGAACTTTGACAATATTTTCAGCAATTGCATTCTGATTTCCTTGGTTCTCAAACAATAAACTATTGGATTAAGAAGTGAGGGAACAGTTGAAGACACAATGACCACAGAATTCCGCTCAGTAAGATTAAGTTTAACACCTATTCTAGTTAGCAGCATAGATACTACTTTTGGTACAAAGTAACAGGCGACTGCGATAACGTGAGAAGTGCATGTTTCGATCATTTGTCGCTGACTTTCCTTATTTGGCAATTTTAGAACAGTGTGTGCAATTTTGACATAtgttaaaaagacaaatggaaGTTGTCCACATAGAACCCATACACCTATAATTGCTGGTGTACCAAATGATGGTTCTGGATCTGCACATGCAGCCCTCACCATTGCAGGGTAGTCACAATACACATATCTGATAATTGGCTGACAGTGAGGAAGATTAACAATAATGAGGCCCAGAGGTATCATGACACATATAGCAATAAGCCATGTGAGTGCAATGAGCATGAATATACGTGAATTTGTGAGAATGCTGTGGTATCTTAATGGGAGGCTGATAGCAACCAAACGATCCACAGCCATCAAAGACAATGCCAAACATGTTGTAATGTCACCCACATGGAAAGCGTACATTCTTGAAAAACAGGAGTAGTAAGAAATCGTTTTAATCTCTGCTAGGGTAACTGAAATCATTGTTGTACTGGCACATGTAGTGAACATGATATCCACAAGTGCTAAATTGCATATGAGAATATACATGGGTCTATGTAAAcgtctctctgttaaaatgagGCATATATTTGTTCCACTCCCCAACAGAGTAAGGGAATAAGATATTAGGATGAGACATCCAAGAAGTTTTTGATGAGATAAATGGTCAAAGCCTATAATTGTAAACTGTTGTACTCTTACACCTGTGTCATTTCCTggattcattctctctcagtgttaaaTAGCTGGAAGACATAAATACAACAGTGAAACAAGACATAAAAATTTATCAACAGACTGTGTCGTTGCAGTATAGtctatgcattttttttacagtgtcatcAAATTACTAGTTttgaataaatacaaacaataattcaaacaaaccaaaatatgAGACACTACCTTTAAGAAGAAAACCCACAAGGTATTTGGGATGAAAGATTGTTTGGTGCACTTGCAGCAAATCTCAGGACTACTGAGTGTCCTggcatttttatgtgtttattttcagatgGAACGCCACTCCCCTTAAACCCTCTCACTGAATAAGCTAGCTGGTGTTTGTAGGCCACAATACTCATTAAAGAAGCAGCCATGGAACTGTGTGCAAAAAACAACCCCATCAGGACTGACAGAAATATTTACTGATTTCACCTCTATGAAAACATACTATATATCTTTTATGCtatttcagttacattttcCAATATATCTAAAGCTTTATGCAAACAGATGTTGCAAATTTGGCAAAGTTAGGGCAGCAAATTTTCCTTTGTCATTTGTTAAGTTGGTTTTTCTGGTTAATTAGTCAGAGTATATATCTGTTCTTAGTTCATTAAACAGTGTTTGATCGTTGTATAAATACCCCTCATTTTCCTTTGGTACTTTGTGTGAAATTGTCTTTACTAGAAGTCTGTGATGACCCCTAAGTCTGAAAGCTTTGGAAAGTCTTCTGTTAAGTGTGTGAGTCCTGATCCTGCTCTGTTCCTCTTCCTGGTCCGCTGTACTCCATCTTCCAA
This region includes:
- the LOC115828294 gene encoding olfactory receptor 10G4-like, translating into MNPGNDTGVRVQQFTIIGFDHLSNQKLLGCLILISYFLTLLTSGTNICLILTERRLHRPMYILICNLALVDIMFTTSASTTMISVLLAEIKTISYYSCISRMYAYHLGDMTECLALSLMAVDRLVAISLPLRYHSILTNSRIFMLIALTWLIAICAMIPLGLIADNLPYCQPIIRYVFCDYAAMVRAACADPEQSFGVSTILGIWLLCGQLPFVFLTYVKIAHTVLRLPNKESQGQMFKTCTSHVIAVSCYFIPKVVSGLLTRVGVRLNLTERNAVVILSTMIPSLVNPVVYCLRTKEIRTQLLKTLSKFNYIMPVK
- the LOC115828295 gene encoding olfactory receptor 10G4-like produces the protein MNPGNDTGVRVQQFTIIGFDHLSHQKLLGCLILISYFLTLLTSGTNICLILTERRLHRPMYILICNLALVDIMFTTSASTTMISVLLAEIKTISYYSCFSRMYAYHLGDITECLALSLMAVDRLVAISLPLRYHSILTNSRIFMLIALTWLIAICVMIPPGLVADNLPYCQPIIRYVFCDYPAMVRAACADPEQSFGVSTIIGVWVLCGQLPFVFLTYVKIAHTVLRLPNKESQGQMFKTCTSHVIAVSCYFLPKVVSGLLTRVGVRLNLTERNAVIILSTMIPSLVNPVVYCLRTKEIRTQLLKTLSKFNYIMPVK
- the LOC115828296 gene encoding olfactory receptor 10G4-like produces the protein MNPGNDTGVRVQQFTIIGFDHLSHQKLLGCLILISYSLTLLGSGTNICLILTERRLHRPMYILICNLALVDIMFTTCASTTMISVTLAEIKTISYYSCFSRMYAFHVGDITTCLALSLMAVDRLVAISLPLRYHSILTNSRIFMLIALTWLIAICVMIPLGLIIVNLPHCQPIIRYVYCDYPAMVRAACADPEPSFGTPAIIGVWVLCGQLPFVFLTYVKIAHTVLKLPNKESQRQMIETCTSHVIAVACYFVPKVVSMLLTRIGVKLNLTERNSVVIVSSTVPSLLNPIVYCLRTKEIRMQLLKILSKFNNILPVK